A genomic segment from uncultured Desulfuromonas sp. encodes:
- a CDS encoding iron-containing alcohol dehydrogenase, translating into MALADQTFGFFIPTVSLMGVGSAKEAGEQAKALGATKLLIVTDAGLAAMGVADTIKGYVEAAGLEAVIFDGAEPNPTDKNVHDGVKVYEANKCDGIITLGGGSSHDCGKGVGLVIGNGGNIRDFEGVNQSTKSMPPFLAINTTAGTASEMTRFCIITNTDTHVKMAIVDWRVTPNIAINDPVLMVGKPAPLTAATGMDALTHAVEAYVSTIATPITDACAIKAIELIAEYLRQAVANGENMEARDKMAYAEYLAGMAFNNASLGYVHAMAHQLGGFYNLPHGVCNAILLPVVCEFNAISNVKRFADIAVAMGENIDGLSDVEAAEVAIASIRRLSSDVGIPAGLTELGVKEEDLKIMAENAQKDACMLTNPRKAKLEQVIDIYKAAM; encoded by the coding sequence ATGGCATTAGCAGATCAAACTTTCGGTTTCTTCATCCCGACAGTCTCTTTGATGGGTGTAGGTAGTGCAAAAGAAGCCGGCGAGCAAGCAAAAGCTCTGGGCGCAACCAAACTGCTCATCGTTACTGACGCTGGCCTGGCTGCCATGGGCGTTGCCGACACCATCAAAGGTTATGTTGAAGCTGCCGGTCTGGAGGCCGTTATCTTTGACGGCGCTGAGCCTAACCCGACTGACAAGAACGTTCACGACGGTGTTAAAGTTTACGAAGCGAACAAGTGTGACGGCATCATCACCCTGGGTGGTGGTAGCTCCCACGACTGTGGTAAAGGTGTCGGTCTGGTTATCGGTAACGGCGGTAACATCCGTGACTTCGAAGGTGTGAACCAGTCCACCAAGTCCATGCCTCCGTTCCTGGCCATCAACACCACTGCAGGTACCGCGTCTGAAATGACCCGTTTCTGCATCATCACCAACACTGACACTCACGTTAAGATGGCAATCGTTGACTGGCGTGTAACTCCTAACATCGCTATCAATGACCCCGTTCTGATGGTTGGTAAGCCGGCTCCTCTGACTGCTGCTACCGGTATGGACGCTCTGACTCACGCTGTTGAGGCTTACGTTTCCACCATCGCTACCCCGATCACTGACGCTTGCGCTATCAAAGCGATTGAGCTGATCGCTGAGTACCTGCGTCAAGCTGTTGCTAACGGCGAGAACATGGAAGCTCGTGACAAGATGGCTTACGCTGAGTACCTGGCAGGTATGGCATTCAACAACGCCAGCCTCGGTTACGTTCACGCGATGGCTCACCAGCTGGGCGGTTTCTACAACCTGCCTCACGGTGTCTGCAACGCTATCCTGCTGCCGGTTGTTTGCGAGTTCAACGCGATCTCTAACGTGAAGCGTTTCGCTGACATCGCTGTTGCCATGGGCGAGAACATCGACGGTCTGTCTGACGTTGAAGCTGCTGAGGTTGCCATCGCTTCTATCCGTCGTCTGTCTTCTGATGTTGGTATCCCTGCCGGCCTGACTGAGCTGGGTGTTAAAGAAGAAGATCTGAAGATCATGGCAGAGAACGCTCAGAAGGATGCCTGCATGCTGACCAACCCTCGCAAAGCGAAGTTGGAGCAAGTTATCGACATCTACAAAGCTGCAATGTAA
- the glp gene encoding gephyrin-like molybdotransferase Glp, protein MLSFQQARQTILDHITPLGVERVGLLDASNRIVAEDIIAPWNLPVWDNSAMDGFAVRQSDCSDGCTLTISGYIPAGGYSTDPVQPGTAVRIMTGAPIPPGADAVVPFEETREEGDQVTIRGTVKVGDHIRFKGEDISQGENILTAGSLLRPAEIGLLATFNKVVVPVYRRPRVAILATGDELVEPGTPPSSHQIVNCNSFAVAAALKEIGAEPVLLGIARDNRESHLQKIKEGLKADALITSAGVSAGDRDLVRDTLEELGVKSVFWKIDIKPGRPTAFAMCGDKPVFSLPGNPVSTMITFEEFAKPALLKMMGHRRVLHPTVRATLKDHVKKKSGRTQFMRVFVTTQNGHYTASTSGDQNTGILKTMIRANGLAILPAAPDQIAAGTQVDVQLIGSDYI, encoded by the coding sequence ATGCTTAGCTTTCAACAGGCACGTCAAACCATTCTCGACCATATCACCCCTCTGGGCGTTGAGCGGGTCGGCCTTCTCGATGCCAGCAACCGCATTGTTGCCGAAGACATTATTGCCCCGTGGAACCTGCCGGTGTGGGATAACTCGGCCATGGACGGCTTTGCCGTTCGTCAGTCCGACTGCTCCGACGGCTGCACTCTGACCATCAGCGGTTATATTCCGGCGGGTGGCTACAGTACCGACCCGGTGCAGCCAGGAACCGCCGTGCGTATCATGACAGGAGCGCCGATTCCTCCGGGCGCTGATGCCGTGGTTCCGTTTGAAGAGACCCGGGAAGAAGGCGATCAGGTCACGATTCGCGGCACGGTTAAAGTGGGAGACCATATACGCTTTAAGGGCGAAGATATCAGCCAAGGCGAGAATATTCTCACCGCCGGTTCACTGCTGCGCCCTGCCGAGATCGGTTTGCTGGCCACATTTAACAAAGTCGTTGTTCCGGTCTATCGTCGACCCCGTGTCGCGATCCTTGCCACTGGAGATGAACTGGTGGAACCCGGCACGCCGCCAAGCAGCCATCAGATTGTCAACTGCAACAGTTTTGCTGTGGCCGCTGCCCTCAAAGAGATTGGTGCTGAACCGGTTTTACTCGGTATCGCCCGCGACAACCGTGAGAGTCATCTGCAAAAGATCAAGGAAGGTCTTAAAGCCGACGCGTTGATCACTTCAGCAGGTGTTTCAGCGGGTGACCGCGACCTGGTACGCGACACTCTGGAAGAGCTGGGTGTTAAATCCGTGTTCTGGAAAATTGATATCAAGCCCGGCCGTCCCACCGCGTTTGCCATGTGCGGTGACAAGCCGGTCTTCTCTCTGCCGGGGAATCCGGTATCAACCATGATCACCTTTGAAGAGTTCGCCAAACCGGCGCTGTTAAAAATGATGGGTCACCGCCGTGTTCTACATCCGACGGTGCGTGCCACTCTCAAGGATCATGTTAAAAAGAAATCGGGGCGTACGCAATTCATGCGGGTCTTTGTCACCACCCAGAACGGCCATTATACGGCCAGCACCTCGGGTGATCAGAATACCGGCATTCTCAAAACCATGATCCGTGCCAACGGTCTGGCGATTCTACCGGCGGCACCCGACCAGATCGCTGCCGGCACTCAGGTCGATGTCCAGCTGATCGGAAGCGACTATATTTAA
- a CDS encoding sigma-54 dependent transcriptional regulator, which translates to MATINILIIDDEADVCNFFRRLLKYKGYTVTTATNEPQAIQALEENNFQVALVDLKLPDTDGLTLLSLIKNRQPQCEVIIMTGYSTIKTAVSAMQQGAYEYVEKPFEEISEIEELIDRAVAYGTSRQQGNQSEEEWADVADSVGFKVGNSLAMRRTVSLAYKIAKKNINVLIQGKTGTGKEVMARFIHAASNRADQSFIAVNCGALPENLLDSELFGHEKGAFTGGHRTRRGIFELANHGTLLLDEIGDASPLIQVKLLRVLETGEFMRVGGETPIKTNVRVIAATNVDLEKAIEDKTFREDLYYRLNVVKVEIPSLEERREDVAQLADYFVKQLNPKLSLSSATLEKLNSYSWPGNIRELANCMRRAIVLCNDDVIQPNHLGERLGTRQELTTADTVTEPLAGDVMSQSQALDNFWVKYGNEEVLEAMSPGELHQMWHSLRGLEKTLTSIMARKNLMTPSNQGLKDSEKETIQEALEQHRWNITETAKSLGIARNTLHRKIKKYNLRFEES; encoded by the coding sequence TTGGCCACTATCAACATACTGATCATCGATGACGAAGCGGATGTCTGTAATTTCTTCCGTCGGCTGCTGAAATACAAAGGCTACACGGTGACTACAGCCACCAATGAGCCACAGGCTATTCAGGCTCTGGAGGAAAACAACTTTCAGGTCGCCCTGGTAGATCTCAAATTGCCGGATACCGATGGACTGACCTTGCTGTCACTGATCAAGAATCGTCAGCCTCAGTGCGAGGTGATTATCATGACCGGCTACAGCACCATCAAAACAGCGGTCAGCGCCATGCAACAGGGTGCCTACGAGTACGTCGAGAAGCCTTTTGAAGAGATCAGCGAAATTGAAGAGCTGATTGATCGGGCGGTCGCCTACGGCACCAGTCGCCAGCAGGGCAATCAATCCGAAGAGGAATGGGCCGATGTCGCCGATTCGGTCGGCTTCAAAGTCGGTAATTCACTGGCCATGCGGCGAACCGTTTCTCTGGCCTATAAAATCGCCAAGAAAAATATCAACGTGCTGATTCAGGGGAAAACAGGCACCGGCAAAGAGGTGATGGCGCGCTTTATCCACGCCGCGTCCAACCGTGCCGACCAGTCGTTTATCGCCGTCAACTGCGGTGCTCTGCCGGAAAACCTGCTCGACAGTGAGCTGTTCGGCCATGAAAAAGGCGCCTTTACCGGCGGTCATCGCACCCGGCGCGGCATTTTTGAGCTGGCCAATCACGGCACCCTGCTGCTCGACGAGATCGGCGATGCCAGCCCGTTGATTCAGGTCAAGCTGCTGCGCGTGCTGGAAACCGGTGAATTCATGCGCGTCGGTGGTGAGACACCGATCAAAACCAACGTGCGCGTGATTGCCGCGACCAACGTCGATCTGGAAAAGGCCATTGAGGACAAGACATTTCGCGAAGACCTCTATTACCGGCTGAACGTCGTCAAAGTGGAGATTCCGTCTCTGGAGGAACGCCGCGAGGATGTGGCCCAACTCGCTGACTATTTCGTCAAGCAGCTTAATCCCAAGTTGTCTCTGTCGAGTGCCACGTTGGAGAAGCTCAACAGCTATTCATGGCCGGGTAATATCCGCGAACTGGCCAACTGTATGCGCCGTGCCATCGTGCTGTGCAATGATGACGTCATTCAACCTAATCATCTGGGCGAGCGCCTCGGCACCCGCCAGGAGCTCACCACAGCGGATACCGTTACGGAACCTCTTGCTGGTGATGTGATGAGCCAATCTCAGGCATTGGATAATTTCTGGGTCAAATACGGCAATGAAGAGGTTCTTGAAGCCATGAGCCCCGGCGAACTGCATCAGATGTGGCATTCATTGCGCGGGCTGGAGAAAACCCTGACATCCATCATGGCGCGTAAAAATCTGATGACGCCCAGCAACCAGGGTCTCAAAGACAGTGAAAAAGAAACCATCCAGGAGGCCTTGGAGCAACATCGCTGGAACATCACGGAAACAGCCAAGAGCCTGGGTATCGCGCGCAATACCCTGCACCGGAAAATTAAAAAATATAATCTACGTTTTGAGGAGTCCTGA
- a CDS encoding substrate-binding domain-containing protein → MKLMRLVLSSLLIVVLLASVSFAQEHLKLATTTSTENSGLLSALLPTFEAQNDCKVDVIAVGTGKAIKLGMAGDVDVILVHARAKEDAFVEGGYGVDRQDVMYNDFVVVGPESDPAGIKGSSDVAEALAKIAASKATFVSRGDESGTHFKELSLWKAADLKPAGDWYLEAGRGMGEVLTMADERQGYALTDRGTYIAYQGKVSLTVAVEGDKRLFNPYGVIPVNPAKHPHVKFELATAFANFLTGETGQKLIDDYRKNGQQLFFTYEK, encoded by the coding sequence ATGAAACTCATGCGACTGGTGCTTTCTTCTCTGTTGATCGTTGTGCTGCTGGCCAGTGTCAGCTTTGCACAGGAGCACCTCAAACTGGCAACGACGACATCGACAGAAAACTCGGGGCTCCTCAGCGCCCTGCTGCCGACCTTTGAGGCACAAAATGACTGCAAAGTGGACGTCATTGCCGTCGGCACCGGTAAGGCCATCAAATTGGGTATGGCTGGTGATGTAGACGTGATTCTCGTTCACGCCCGCGCCAAGGAAGATGCCTTTGTTGAAGGCGGTTATGGCGTTGATCGTCAGGACGTAATGTACAACGACTTTGTCGTCGTTGGTCCTGAGTCCGATCCCGCGGGCATCAAAGGCAGCAGCGATGTGGCAGAAGCCCTGGCTAAAATTGCTGCCAGCAAAGCGACCTTTGTTTCACGTGGCGATGAGTCAGGGACTCACTTTAAAGAGTTATCCCTGTGGAAAGCCGCTGACCTGAAGCCGGCCGGCGACTGGTACCTTGAGGCTGGCCGCGGCATGGGTGAAGTCCTGACCATGGCGGATGAGCGTCAAGGCTATGCGCTGACCGACCGTGGTACCTACATTGCTTATCAGGGCAAAGTGTCCCTCACGGTTGCGGTTGAAGGAGATAAGCGCCTGTTCAACCCATATGGGGTTATTCCGGTGAATCCGGCCAAACACCCCCATGTGAAGTTTGAGCTGGCGACGGCGTTTGCCAATTTCCTCACCGGTGAAACCGGTCAGAAGTTGATTGATGATTACCGTAAGAACGGCCAACAGCTGTTCTTCACCTACGAGAAATAA
- a CDS encoding iron-containing alcohol dehydrogenase has translation MNISKFVMPEVIFGRGSLSQIGDSALRIGASKVFVVSDEDVINAGWVDKAKHYLHASGLETVTYAALTTNPKDYEVDEGVVRYMESGCDAIVVVGGGSPTDVAKAIAILATNGGVLRDYEGINKVARPLPPMVIAPSTAGAGSEVTQFAIIVDSKRQLKMSIISKSLVPDIAIVDPELLRTKDSALAAATGIDAFTHGIETYVSLAATPMTEIHSLKCIELASQYLRKAVNDRSDMDANTNMSMASLTGGLALSNAILGATHAMTHQVDGLLDKHHGESNAAILPHVMEFNLSACPEKFRDIAIAMGEHVRGMSLEDAARQSIVAVNNLLADIGLNKGLGEIGLPLAAIDRLSHNALNDACLVTNPRPASYEQIAEIFHKAM, from the coding sequence ATGAATATCAGTAAGTTTGTCATGCCTGAAGTGATCTTCGGCCGTGGCAGTCTCAGCCAGATCGGTGACAGCGCCCTGCGCATCGGCGCATCAAAGGTGTTTGTCGTCAGTGACGAAGATGTCATCAATGCCGGCTGGGTGGACAAAGCCAAGCACTACCTCCATGCCAGCGGACTCGAAACCGTCACCTATGCGGCCTTGACCACCAATCCCAAGGATTATGAAGTCGATGAGGGTGTGGTGCGCTATATGGAATCCGGTTGCGATGCCATTGTCGTCGTCGGTGGCGGCAGCCCGACGGATGTCGCCAAAGCCATTGCCATTCTCGCCACCAACGGCGGCGTCTTGCGCGACTACGAAGGCATCAACAAGGTGGCCCGGCCCCTGCCACCGATGGTCATCGCCCCCAGTACCGCCGGTGCCGGTTCCGAGGTCACCCAGTTTGCCATTATCGTCGATTCCAAGCGCCAGCTAAAGATGTCCATCATCTCCAAATCCCTGGTGCCGGATATTGCCATTGTTGACCCGGAGTTATTGCGCACTAAAGATTCGGCATTGGCAGCAGCTACCGGTATCGACGCCTTTACGCATGGCATCGAGACCTATGTCTCTCTGGCCGCAACGCCGATGACGGAGATCCATTCACTCAAATGTATTGAACTGGCTTCACAGTATCTGCGTAAGGCGGTCAATGACCGCAGTGACATGGATGCCAACACCAACATGTCGATGGCCAGCCTCACCGGCGGCCTGGCATTGTCCAACGCCATTCTCGGAGCCACACACGCCATGACCCATCAGGTGGATGGTCTGCTCGATAAACATCATGGTGAGTCCAATGCGGCCATTTTGCCGCATGTGATGGAATTCAACCTGTCGGCCTGTCCGGAAAAATTCCGCGACATCGCCATTGCCATGGGTGAGCATGTGCGCGGCATGAGCCTGGAAGATGCAGCGCGCCAATCCATTGTCGCCGTTAACAATCTGCTGGCCGACATCGGCCTCAATAAAGGGCTGGGCGAAATCGGCCTGCCGCTGGCGGCGATTGATCGCTTGAGTCACAATGCACTCAATGATGCCTGCCTGGTCACCAACCCGCGACCGGCCAGCTACGAACAAATCGCGGAAATTTTCCACAAGGCCATGTAG
- a CDS encoding ATP-binding protein: MGNKEHLLQQLTGVDSSKLNYYVELKKKNEEILKQNTLLEILHQLTRDINIHMTIEDILDRTFLKLPQAIPCDFLSVATLSMERLSLKAAVPHDFCVMDELPKDSYSWQVIRSKKAASFDPATSYLSEMHQKDVYPIELKSLAIAPMFVRSEVIGVLLVASFNRDAYQEEELSSIQHLADHLSISIQNSRLYTQVSRAKQEWEQTFRAVTDPIVLVDLDYNVILHNGHLPEEMRKTWEQSSSNKCYACLHGLDHPCADCPMEEMQKTLQPQHIRIHDESGLTLDRSHYPVLTDKGQMVAMTIILKDVTEKVKMEAQLVQSAKLAAIGEMAAGVAHELNSPMTVIIGTAQLLARELSDQDVNEEINDIINCGLRCKRIIQNLLTFSRQDQIAVSSTDLNSEVERVLSLIQYQINRNQIRIIADLDPKLPSMTANGPQIQQVLTNLLVNARDALDSRVEEEKIIHVRTHVREKDGKRWAIISVEDNGCGIDEKNLQKIFTPFFTSKDATKGTGLGLSVSLGIAQGHNGTIEVESTPGKGSTFSLVLPETEE; the protein is encoded by the coding sequence ATGGGCAACAAGGAACATCTGTTACAACAACTGACCGGCGTGGATTCTTCCAAGCTCAACTACTATGTTGAGTTGAAGAAGAAAAACGAAGAGATTCTCAAGCAGAATACCTTGCTGGAGATCCTCCACCAGTTGACCCGTGACATTAATATCCATATGACCATCGAGGACATTCTCGACCGTACCTTCCTCAAGTTGCCCCAGGCGATTCCCTGCGATTTTCTCAGTGTCGCAACCTTATCCATGGAGCGTCTGAGTCTCAAAGCGGCCGTGCCCCACGATTTTTGCGTCATGGATGAACTGCCCAAGGATTCCTACAGCTGGCAGGTGATCCGCAGTAAAAAGGCTGCCAGCTTTGATCCGGCGACCAGTTATCTGTCGGAGATGCACCAGAAGGATGTCTATCCGATTGAGCTCAAATCACTGGCCATTGCACCGATGTTTGTCCGCTCCGAAGTCATCGGCGTATTGTTGGTGGCCAGTTTTAACCGCGACGCCTATCAGGAAGAAGAGCTGTCATCGATTCAGCATCTGGCCGACCATTTGTCGATCAGTATCCAGAACTCCCGCCTTTATACCCAAGTCTCGCGCGCCAAGCAGGAGTGGGAACAAACGTTCCGCGCGGTCACTGACCCCATTGTGTTGGTTGACCTGGATTACAATGTCATTCTGCATAATGGCCATCTCCCTGAAGAGATGCGCAAAACCTGGGAACAGTCGAGCAGCAACAAATGTTACGCCTGCCTGCATGGCCTTGACCACCCCTGTGCGGACTGCCCGATGGAGGAGATGCAGAAAACGCTGCAACCTCAACATATTCGCATCCATGATGAATCCGGGCTGACTCTGGATCGCTCCCATTATCCGGTGCTGACTGACAAGGGGCAGATGGTGGCGATGACCATCATCCTCAAAGACGTCACCGAAAAGGTGAAAATGGAAGCCCAGCTGGTGCAGTCGGCCAAGCTGGCAGCGATTGGTGAGATGGCCGCCGGTGTCGCCCATGAGCTGAACAGTCCGATGACGGTAATTATCGGCACCGCCCAATTGCTGGCACGGGAATTATCAGACCAGGACGTCAATGAAGAAATCAACGACATCATCAACTGTGGACTGCGCTGTAAGCGCATCATCCAGAACCTGCTGACCTTTTCACGTCAGGATCAGATTGCCGTCAGTTCCACGGATCTCAACAGTGAGGTAGAGCGCGTTTTGAGCTTGATCCAGTACCAGATCAACCGCAACCAGATCCGGATTATTGCCGACCTCGACCCCAAGCTGCCGAGCATGACCGCCAACGGGCCACAAATCCAACAGGTGTTAACCAATCTGCTGGTGAATGCCCGCGACGCTCTGGACAGCCGGGTGGAAGAGGAAAAAATCATTCACGTCCGCACCCATGTACGGGAAAAAGACGGCAAACGCTGGGCCATCATCAGTGTTGAGGATAACGGCTGCGGTATTGATGAAAAGAACCTGCAAAAGATTTTTACGCCGTTTTTCACCAGCAAGGATGCCACGAAAGGAACCGGCTTGGGTCTGTCGGTGAGTCTGGGCATTGCCCAGGGGCACAACGGCACGATCGAGGTGGAAAGCACACCGGGCAAAGGCAGTACCTTTTCACTGGTGTTGCCGGAAACGGAAGAATAG
- a CDS encoding aldehyde ferredoxin oxidoreductase C-terminal domain-containing protein: MDKIFRVNMTDLTTTVEEVPAEWAGLGGRALTSTIVATEVDPECHPLGEKNKLVFAPGLLSGTAAAQSGRMSCGAKSPLTGGIKESNAGGTTAQQFARMGIKAMIIEGLPKEDKFYSLHITKDGVTIAEETELIGAGNFAVIDAMQEKYDKKIGVITIGLPGELKMASANISVKDPDGKIRSHGRGGMGAVMGSKKIKYMTVDSEGAGAVPIADPDKFKAAARVFAKAMLDHPVSGEGLPTYGTNVLVNILNEAGGLPTRNFTYGQFEAHDNISGETMYDTIVERGGHHKHGCHKGCIIQCSQVYVDKEGQYVTSGFEYETIWGMGANCCVENLDEIAEADNIMDDIGVDSIETVVMFGVAMEAGILPFGDGKGILRLLREEIGKGTPLGRILGGGAGCVGRTYGVTRVPVVKNQGIPAYDPRSVKGIGITYATSTMGADHTSGYTIATNILNVGGFVDPLKKDGQVELSRNLQIATAAIDSTGMCIFVAFPALDIPECLPALIDMINARFGIELTGDDVTELGKKVLKLEHQFNLDAGMTNKDDRLPEFFKTDPVAPHNAVWDFTDEEIDEFWNF; this comes from the coding sequence ATGGATAAGATTTTCCGCGTCAACATGACCGACCTGACCACCACCGTTGAAGAAGTCCCCGCTGAATGGGCTGGACTCGGTGGTCGTGCCCTGACCTCAACGATCGTTGCCACTGAGGTTGATCCCGAATGTCACCCGCTGGGTGAGAAAAACAAACTGGTGTTTGCCCCCGGCCTGCTCAGTGGTACGGCAGCAGCCCAATCCGGTCGCATGTCCTGTGGCGCCAAAAGCCCTCTGACCGGCGGCATCAAAGAAAGCAACGCTGGCGGCACGACTGCTCAGCAATTTGCCCGCATGGGTATCAAGGCCATGATCATCGAGGGCCTGCCCAAAGAAGACAAGTTCTACAGCCTGCACATCACCAAAGACGGCGTCACCATCGCCGAAGAGACTGAGCTGATCGGTGCCGGTAACTTTGCGGTTATCGATGCCATGCAGGAAAAATACGACAAGAAAATTGGCGTCATTACCATCGGCCTGCCCGGTGAGCTGAAGATGGCTTCAGCAAATATCTCAGTTAAAGATCCCGACGGCAAAATCCGTAGCCACGGCCGTGGCGGCATGGGTGCCGTTATGGGTTCGAAAAAAATCAAGTACATGACCGTTGATTCCGAAGGTGCTGGCGCCGTACCCATCGCTGACCCCGACAAGTTCAAAGCAGCCGCCCGCGTTTTCGCCAAGGCCATGCTTGATCACCCGGTCAGCGGCGAAGGTCTGCCCACTTACGGCACTAACGTTCTGGTCAATATCCTCAATGAGGCTGGCGGCCTGCCGACCCGTAACTTCACTTACGGCCAGTTTGAAGCCCACGACAACATCAGTGGCGAAACCATGTATGACACCATCGTTGAGCGTGGCGGCCACCACAAGCACGGTTGCCATAAAGGCTGCATCATTCAGTGTTCCCAGGTGTATGTCGACAAGGAAGGTCAGTATGTCACCTCCGGTTTCGAATACGAGACTATCTGGGGCATGGGCGCCAACTGCTGCGTAGAGAACCTCGACGAAATCGCTGAAGCCGACAACATCATGGACGACATCGGTGTTGATTCGATTGAAACCGTTGTCATGTTCGGCGTGGCGATGGAAGCCGGCATCCTGCCTTTCGGTGACGGTAAAGGGATTCTGCGTCTGCTGCGCGAAGAGATCGGCAAAGGTACGCCTCTGGGCCGTATCCTCGGTGGTGGTGCTGGTTGTGTCGGTCGCACCTACGGCGTGACCCGCGTGCCGGTGGTTAAAAACCAGGGTATTCCTGCATACGATCCCCGCAGTGTTAAGGGTATCGGTATCACCTATGCGACCAGCACCATGGGCGCAGACCACACCTCCGGTTACACCATTGCCACCAACATCCTCAACGTCGGCGGTTTCGTTGATCCGCTGAAAAAGGATGGTCAGGTTGAGCTGTCCCGCAATCTGCAGATTGCCACCGCAGCCATTGACTCCACCGGTATGTGTATCTTCGTTGCCTTCCCGGCTCTGGACATTCCCGAGTGCCTGCCGGCACTGATCGATATGATCAACGCCCGTTTCGGCATTGAGCTGACCGGCGATGACGTGACGGAACTGGGTAAGAAGGTCCTCAAGCTGGAGCATCAGTTTAACCTGGATGCCGGCATGACCAATAAAGACGACCGTCTGCCTGAGTTCTTTAAGACGGACCCGGTTGCACCGCACAACGCGGTCTGGGATTTCACCGATGAAGAGATCGACGAATTCTGGAACTTTTAA
- a CDS encoding ABC transporter ATP-binding protein, translating into MSELYRLEQICYRYPHERHCALDIEMLSFDAGHLYSLHGANGSGKSTLLNCLALLLTPQSGQFYFKELPVQRGWFSLPRVRRQITLVHQSPYLFDGRVSDNLRMAMRLKGICSNQSQQTIDEALNSVGLKDFHQRNARELSGGEQKRVALARALALKPKVLLLDEPTANMDKYSVERLEQLIYTLPEQGITVIIASHDLAQAQRLNSRVIEIQQGRIISDDDRQIKEHSYA; encoded by the coding sequence ATGAGTGAACTCTATCGTCTCGAACAGATCTGCTACCGCTATCCGCATGAGAGGCACTGCGCCCTGGATATCGAGATGTTATCTTTCGATGCCGGTCACCTCTATTCGCTGCATGGGGCTAACGGCTCCGGCAAGAGTACGTTGCTCAATTGCCTGGCGTTGTTGCTGACCCCACAAAGCGGTCAGTTCTATTTTAAAGAGCTTCCCGTCCAACGGGGATGGTTTTCTCTGCCAAGGGTACGCCGCCAGATTACATTGGTGCATCAATCACCTTACCTGTTTGACGGACGTGTCAGCGATAATTTGCGCATGGCCATGCGTCTTAAAGGCATCTGTTCCAATCAGTCTCAGCAGACGATTGATGAGGCTTTGAACAGTGTCGGTCTTAAAGATTTCCATCAGCGCAATGCGCGCGAGCTGTCAGGCGGAGAACAAAAACGGGTCGCCCTGGCTCGAGCTTTGGCGCTCAAACCCAAGGTTCTGCTCCTCGATGAGCCCACCGCCAATATGGACAAATACAGTGTCGAACGTCTGGAACAACTGATCTATACCTTGCCGGAACAGGGAATCACCGTGATCATTGCCAGCCATGATCTGGCTCAGGCTCAACGACTGAATAGCCGGGTCATCGAGATTCAGCAAGGTCGGATCATTTCCGACGACGACAGACAGATAAAGGAACACAGCTATGCTTAG
- a CDS encoding ABC transporter permease, which produces MNFIVESLRTAFALILSFDGEVFNTVGTSLTISSVAIVFATLISVPIGIVIAINQFTGKTFCLTILNTLMALPTVVVGLVVYGFLSRQGPLGQFGLLFTPAAMMIGQIILATPIVTNYTLAAVVGSDPRILPTAQTLGAGPFTGILVLIKEIRFGIMAALIAGFGRIIAEVGVAMMLGGNIRGYTRTMTTAIALETSKGEFAFGLALGMILLSVALTINIFLNFLQQRSR; this is translated from the coding sequence GTGAATTTTATTGTTGAATCACTGCGCACAGCGTTTGCGCTGATTCTGTCTTTCGACGGGGAGGTGTTCAACACCGTTGGCACCTCCCTGACGATCTCCAGCGTGGCGATTGTTTTTGCGACTCTGATTAGTGTGCCCATCGGCATCGTCATCGCTATCAACCAGTTCACCGGCAAAACATTTTGTCTGACGATTCTGAACACGTTGATGGCTCTGCCGACAGTGGTGGTCGGTCTGGTGGTGTACGGCTTTCTCAGCCGCCAGGGTCCACTGGGCCAGTTTGGCCTGCTGTTCACCCCGGCAGCCATGATGATTGGCCAGATTATTCTGGCCACGCCGATTGTCACCAATTACACGCTGGCGGCGGTGGTTGGCTCTGATCCTCGCATCCTGCCGACGGCTCAGACCCTGGGGGCCGGGCCTTTTACCGGGATACTGGTTCTGATCAAGGAGATTCGCTTCGGCATTATGGCTGCCCTGATCGCCGGATTTGGTCGCATTATTGCCGAGGTCGGCGTCGCCATGATGCTCGGCGGCAATATCCGCGGTTACACGCGCACCATGACCACGGCCATTGCCCTGGAAACCAGCAAGGGCGAATTTGCCTTTGGCCTGGCTCTGGGCATGATTCTGTTGTCTGTGGCGCTGACGATCAATATTTTTCTCAACTTTTTGCAACAGAGGTCCCGATGA